CTTCCGTCTTAGTTGTTCTCAGTGTACTTGCATCGGTGTGCATCTGAATGccagagtgtgtgtgtgtgtgtagtgaGGTACTCCGGTGTGCACATCAAAGCGGGCACTTGAATGCAGACAGTCGAGTGGCCGAAGTACTGTGGTCAGTCTGTCAGTCAATATGCTTTCCATTCAAATGCGCTTAGCTATGCAGTTTGGCTCCATGGGCGGTGGGATtagttagagtgggcgtggcatgggCTCCAAGAGCGGCCATTTTGACTGCGGTTTTCACTGTGGATacttaatatattaataaatattagcaAGTGCTGCTCATTTTCCAGAAATTTTATCACAATTTTTCAACTTCAAGTGACAATTGAAATCAATTGCATTGggctttaattaaaacttaaagGCTTTTACATAAACAACGTTAATGTAAAATACATTTCAAACATGGGTAATTATATTCTTTTGATCCGTAAATGTATAGGGTTTCCATTTATCTTTTAAGCTTTAAGCATCCCCTGCTCAATAATGAAACATAAAACGACTTGTGCATGTCTTTTAATCGGCAACCACTTTGTTCTCTATTTAATTACAGTTGAAACTCCAGGCCAACCCTCtataaaagttaaaaaacaaaaagcgtaAACGCAGAGGCTAATTGTgaaagcgaaaataaaaacactgTGATAAAGAAGGCATAAACAAAGGGGGACAGAACTAAACACAGAAAGAGGACCCTCCTGCCGGCAGCAAAATAatatacaattttaataaaactaaaaccCGAAGCAAATTAAAAAGCAAGCGACGCCAAATGCGGCACTGAATGTAATTAGCGACAGGAGCTGCAGGAGtaagcaataaaaacaaagcagAGGTGTAATAAATGATGTTGCAATCCTTGAGTCTGCACGCGGATAAACTGAGCGGCAattcaccagcagcagcagcaactgtagcagcagcagcagcaacaacagaggcaacagcagcagcatccgcagcagcagcaacaacaacaatgcttGCAACGGCACCTGTTGCCCATGTTGCTaatggcaacaacagcaattcAAGtgccggcagcagcagcagcaacagcagcagcaacaaccacagcCTCTACAGcaataacaatttaaatacAGGCAACAAtagccagcaacagcagcagcaacagcagcaacatccgcAGATACTGCCGGTCAAGTACGAGTATTTAGAGAATCTAACGAGCTCGGGCGCAGCTTCAGGTGCCATTGCAGCGACAACAACTTTCACGGGAGCTGCGAAAAGTTTCCATCCCTATTTGCGGCCCACCGGCagtggcaacaacagcaacagcaacatcgcAGCATTATCTacaacaacggcagcaacagcggctAAAATGTCGACAACATTGTTTGAGACACTATTGCACAACCAAATAAATTCCAGCCCAATAGCACTGCCAGCAGCAACGGCAATCGCAGCAATATctgcagcggcaacag
This genomic stretch from Drosophila mauritiana strain mau12 chromosome 2L, ASM438214v1, whole genome shotgun sequence harbors:
- the LOC117137718 gene encoding antifreeze protein Maxi isoform X6, giving the protein MMLQSLSLHADKLSGNSPAAAATVAAAAATTEATAAASAAAATTTMLATAPVAHVANGNNSNSSAGSSSSNSSSNNHSLYSNNNLNTGNNSQQQQQQQQQHPQILPVKYEYLENLTSSGAASGAIAATTTFTGAAKSFHPYLRPTGSGNNSNSNIAALSTTTAATAAKMSTTLFETLLHNQINSSPIALPAATAIAAISAAATAAATPGTAATAAAAAAAASAAPSTQLNSSINSRTSLGDQGGAIVVVTPAPPVAAPPPPTGGPNRTQSPTRDCSVKMEIMESTSTDSIKDQPDADNIKMFVGQIPKTWDETRLRQMFEQFGPVHTLNVLRDKVTSISRDAPSHSDEAGG